The segment cttttgctCGACAAATAATTGTTCTTGAGTTGGTAGACAAATTGTTCTTCGGTCTTTGTTTGTTGCAGAGCGTTGTCGCTTTCCGATGCAAATTAACGAGGCACTTCGACTTGCTGGAGAGCAATTTCCTTTGGTTCGGAATATTGTTCAGATAATTAGGTGTTTTACTTCCACTACAATTTACACACAATCTCTGTACAGCAACAGAAGAGGAAACTGGATtgatttaaagtatttttttaaatgtctcTTCCTTCTCACATGCCGACCTACGGAAAAGGAAATGGGATGTGTGTCTTCCTGCCCAGCCAGCAAATTCTTTCTCtattttctctatctctctgtttttcgatctctttctctgtttctACTAACAAcattatttacttatttagcAAACTGATTACTAACTAACCACCACCTCCGGCAGCTTCCGAGGCAGCTTTACTAAAGAAACCGAGCATCGTGCAGTTTGTTTCGCCTTTTTATTATCTTTCTTATCTACTTTCAGCTAATTTGCACTCGAGTTAACTAACCATTTCTGCTATATTTAATAATATCTAATGCTTTGCTTTATAATATATCTAATACTATACATGAATGCTATCGGTTATCAATCTTAACATTGTTGTACATTTAAAAGGATTGCTATTTACACTAAACACGGTGATGGGTGATGGCGGTAAAAACTAACATTTTCTCTTTGCTTTTCTACGCTAATTTCGTCCCACCATGGAACGGCACCTGTCTGGCCTGTCGCGCGTAACATAAAACCTCCCGTTCAGGTTTGGTTTTCGAACCGGCGGGCCAAGTGGCGCCGGGAGGAGAAGCTCCGCTCGCAAAAGCGGCTAATTAACCACGTGGGCGGTgtgggcggcggcggcggcagcggtggtggcggcggcctCGGCAACGGGGGGCTGGTGGGCAGTGGCAGcctcggcggcggtggtggcggcggcggcggccagtCGGGCGGCGGTACGGGCCCGGCTGGCGCGGGCGGCGGCGTGATCGGGAGCATCGGCACGGCGGCCATCTGTTCGCCGTCGGCGACGGCCGCCAAGCTGTACCAGTCCGAGTACGACAACCCGTacggggcggcggcggctgcggccgCCGTCGCGTCTGGCCAGCCCACCACCGCCGACTGCTACAGCAGCGCGATCGGCAACTCGGCCGCCGCCGTCGGCCTAATGTCGGCGCAGCCGCCCCGCGACAACTACCAGTACTTGCTGTCGGATTCGCTGCATTCGCTCAGCATGCCTTACTCGTTCCACCACCGGCTGCCGTGCAGTTCGCCCTCGACCGTGCAGCCGATGGACCTGAACACGCACTCGGCTGCGtcggcggctgcggcggctgcggcggccGCGTCCGCCGCCGCCTACAGCCAGTCGATCAACATGACGGACCTGTCGCAGATGACGCCGCCGAgcgcggcggcggctgcggcggccGTCGCTGCCGCCGGGCTGCCCCCGGTTCCGTCCCGCCACCTGCCGATAATTACCAGCGCGATAGCGGGCGGCggcaacggtggtggtggtggtggcggcggcggcggctcaGCAAACGGTTCGGCCGGGTCGGGCGGCGAGCTCGGCGAACCGGGCAGTGGTGTGGTGACGGCCGCCAGCGGTGCCAGTGGGGGCGGCGGAACCAGTGGCGGAAGCAGTGGCACGGGGAACCCTtccgcacagcagcagcagcagcagccgccccAGCAGAGCGGCGGCCATTACATTACGCGGCTAGAATAATCTTCAATCTCgtcggcggcagcagcggcggccgcagcggcagcagccgccgcGGCCGCAGCCATGTTACCCATGCTGCATCCGAAtccgtcctcctcctcctccccgaCGCCCTCGTGCTCGTCCAGCTCCTCCTCCCATCAGCCGCCGCTTCACAATCCGCACGCACACCATCACCCGCATCACCACGCCCACCTCAATGCGCATCTGCACGGGGGCGTCCCGGGCGCGCTGTCCTCCCCGCCGCCGGCCAAGGTGTCGGCCGAGCTGGTATCGGGGCTGTCGCACcatctttccatcctttcgtCCTCCGCCTCCTCGCCGaactcctcctccacctcctgtGCTACGGCGTCGCTGGGCCATCGGCTTCAGCCGCCCCACCATCTGTCGCACAACCTGCAcgaccatcaccatcactaTCTgcaacatcaccaccatcagcagcaagagcagcagcagcagcagcaacaacaacagcagcagcagcagcagcaacaacaacagcaacaacaccagcaacagcagcgccaTCTACATCCTGCGCTGGGATCGCCCCGGCTGTCGCCACTGCACGGCAGCTCCCTGCTCGACCAGCACGCGAGCGCCTGCAGCATCCCGGGCAGCATCCACAGCAGCCTAGCGACCCATCCCACCCACCAGGACAGTGGCCAGCTCGGGTACCACGGGCATGGCAATACACACGGCCACCTGTTCCGGTCGTCGTACCGGTCGCTGTTTCGCCATCCCGAGACGGCAACCATCGCTGCGCTGCGATCGTGCAGCTCTCCCACCCACCCGCCACTTGCTACACCTACTTCAGCacctccccctcctcctcctcctcctcctccgccgcctcctcctcctgctcctccgccGTCTGGGTCCGGTTCGGGGGGTTCATCTTCCGCAGCAGGGGCGAACCCGGAGCAAAACACTGACGGTGGGCCCACTATCGCTGGTCCACCCTAAAGGCAGGCACGAAAACAGCAATAGGCCACTGGgagatttgttttgttacactTCAACTGGCAAACGGGTCGGCGACAAGTCTCGCAATAGAAATGGTAACACACGAAATATGAATTATGAATAGTTCGAATCCGACAACTGATAAGCACCGGTGTACCGTTGATACATATTGACAAACAGCGCAACGGTACGAACGCGGCCTGCTAGTGCCGTGGGTAAGCACATGGCCTGCCACATCGTAGTTCGCGCGTTCAAATCCCAGCCCGCATTCACGACGGTGCACGGACGAATATAGCAATAGTTTGATGTTTATTATATTGTGCAGCAACGATCATATTTAAGCGTAGGAGAATAGAAGGTGTTTATGTCTCTGTTGATACCACACATATCTTCCAATtatcaagaagaagaagaaataaaaaacagaaTTTTAGGGGCATGAGTATCTCAATACTGATTAATTTCTGTCAACTGACATTGTGCTCAACCAAtttgtgttgttggtgtgtggtATGCTGCAAGATATGATGCCAACCCGTGGGCCAGTTTTGTGGGTGCAAAAACGAATTATAGAGGGGCTAGCAGATACGAATttagaaagcaaaaaatatgatatatatttaaaaacagcATTGTGTTGTGGTAAAGGAAACGAGGCCGAAACACGGCAGTAAAAACACAATAATCGAAGAAGATTCTGTTCTAaatgaacaaaacacacacacacacacaaacagaaaaaaaaacagaataacaacgcacacacacagagtggaAAATCATGTGGATAGCTCGTAAACAAAGCAAGAagataagtaaaaaaaaacaacccccaaTTGTGATAATACCGTAATACgtgttaattaaaaaattgcatataaacaaattaaaagcaTACGAATTACTCCCGTGTATATGGTATATGTAGGATTGTACATTCGACCTTAAcgctgtgtgttgtttttttttactttacctttccttttgtttttgctccccatttcggaatcaaaatcggctgCCATACtgccctttttgttgttgttgcaattttGGTTGTATCATTTTCGCGAATGCGCCTACCCCAGCAGcacgtttatttgttttttagcGTTAAAAGGCAGCTAACCAGCGCTGAAATGGGCTGAACTCTCTTTCCTCCGTATCGGACGGAAGCGCCCGTACCAGCGGGTGTGGCGCCGTGgttttagcgattaaaattGCTCAAGTTTCTACATGAACACACtatacattacattacaacTACGGACGGCCTCAATGTAGCGGCGATAGGAGCAGCATTTTtagtggtttttgttttgagttttAAATGATTATTCGTAACACACGAGAAATGGCCCATCGATAATCGCGCCAGAAAACTTCGTTTTCTTCCCCCACCCCCGTCGGGGCTGTTGCAGAACCGGGCGGTGGCACACTCAAAGAGTCGTACGGTCGCCGTAGGCCAGCATAGTAgctacgttttgttttttttttgcaaagagAGCACCAcatggaaggaaaaaaagcagcTATAATCTCTTGTTACGCTATTTATTCTACGCATTAGTGTGAGGCCAAGCCAAATCGCCCCACTGCAAAGCCGGCGAAACGGCGAAACGAATGCATTTGGGACGAATAATGAAGGCAAAAGGGCCCACCGGCCCCGCGCGATATGGCTGCTGCACTTGTTGCACCGATAATAAAATGATGATGTATGTGCAGTTTTTAACTCCAGAGCGGCAGTGGGCAAGAGGCAATTTTAAGTAGATGAATTGCAACAGAAGACgaagaaaatgaacaaaaaaaaagaaataaaaacaaagagaACAGGGCAAAACATTTAGCGACGCATTTACTACTTTCAAAGTAAAATAACAATCGCAGAATTATCGCCGgttaaggggggggggagggggggaggggagcgTGAAACAGCATTTTTCACAAATTGACTGAAAACAAACGGAAAGCAGAAAATAAATGCACTAAATGGATGAAATCATGTATCGATTTTAGTTATTTTGTACTTTGTACAACAGGGCAgtaaaagagtaaaaaaacacaaacacacacacaccactggCCGGTGGTGTACTGAGCAGTGCGGGGAAAATTACAACCAGTGGAAATAATAATCTAGAAGGAGAAGCAATAAATGAAGCAAGCATAGTTTGAAAAACAAAGGCTAGAATCGAATAATGGGAAGGGGGAAGCCAGTGACTAAGAGAAAGGCGTTACAATTGTTTAACAgtgaagcaaataaaaagcaagcaaacaaaacaacactatCGGTGGAAAAAATAACGAATTTTGTGAACAGAAAATAGCAAGCAACACAAACGAACCTAACAAAAACGTGTCATACGCAATATAccagaaaagagaagaaaaaaaaaacgattaacacactctcacacacagcgTGCGTTTCATTTTAACTGTTCGTAACGGTGACGGAGGGGGGTGCTGGTTCTATATATCGATGTGAGAAATTAATCCCAAACCAGGAGCTTTCGTTGGGGATGGGGGCTagaatttttatctttttgctTTATCGTAATCGTAGGGCTTACGGTGGTTCTAGAACGGGTCGCTCACTTACTACTTTACTTTGTTAGCTTAGGTAAGCGTAAATGGAttcgtttttggttttggtttcgttATTTTTTAGTTCGCTTTGGTTATAATTTGTTTAGCTTAGTTCTTCTTTtccattgcttttttttatatttcttttttcctatGTTTTCCCCTTCGTTATATGTTAAACCTttgttcaattattttaacaccTTTTTATCTTCACTCTCTCGTCCTTCATCAAACGTCCTCTTCCCGTCGTGCCCGGCAGCAACTGCGAATTTTGCCTGCGAATAAAAATGATCGAAATTAAATAGGCTGATTGCTCGCCTCTACCCTACCGAACGCTACGAAGAGGCTGACAGAGGCGTCAGCAGTGAAcaagaaacacacaccaccaccaccaccaccacatccAAACCACTATAATGATATCGCCCCGCTTTAATGTGGTGGATGTGACCGGTTTGggaccgccgccgccgccgccgccaccaccgtcaGAGAAAacgcgcagcagcaacacgacGGGCGGCCAGGCGCCAGCTGCCGGGATGGCACACGCCCCGGTGGCAACGACCgcgggcggcagcagcagcagcagctatcGGACGGAGGCGGACCAACTGATGCACGGCGTCAACTTTACCACCGCTCATCACTGGCCGGTGCGGCACGCCAAGGGGCTGCTGAACGGGCCCGGCCAGAACAACTGCTTCCTCAACTGTGCGGTACAGGTGAGTGTGCGGGGACAAATTATTACTGAGGACCGAGTCTATCATTTGGACAGTCTTGAAAgattgcattgttttttttacatttacgtTTTTCTTAAATATAAATACGTCAGGCGAGCATTGGAATAGATGTTTCCTCCTGTTCGTACCACTACAGCAGTGGCTAGCTCGACTCTAATTCTTCGATGAGTCATCCAAATTACAACGGTTCCTTGTTTTAGCTATACAGGATTGACCATGTGGTATTGCTCCAACACAATGGAGCCACGGATTTGACACCGAAAATGGAATGCTTTCCGTTTCCATTCTTTTCCATTGCCAGTGCAGTAGAGTTGACAATGCCCAATTTAAGCTTTACGACACCAAAATGAGAAAATCTCGAACTGGGACGTATCAATTTTGAGAATATCCTTAAGCAAATGTGGCAGATAATCTTTAGGACCACTCGTGGACGTCAATTAAACAATTTGAAGGGATTATCTTTTAAATTTTACTGCGATGCTCGAATCTTCAAACACTTACTATGTTTTGGGACATATTTGGGCCTATTccgaattaaattaaaatctagTTGAGCCGAGATGTATCACAAAACTGCATCTAGCAGCTCCAATAAAGCGATCAAGATATCATTCCACATCTGTTGTGACATCTTGGCTGTCGAATAACTGTACAGATGTGTTGAGATCCGAATGTAGGTTATACAGGTGGTCCTCAACATCCACAATACCTGATTAACGAATGTTTGAAGACATGTAGAAGTTTTTTTTCGAGCAATTCACATTGATTTGATTCTTCGCCAATTCTTCAAACAATTCTTCAAACAACAATTCAACAAACTAACACtgaaaactatttaaaatcATAGAACAAAGCATCATGCGCGTTTATTAGTAAGGTACATATTTGGACCTATTccgaattgaattgaaatctAGTTGAGCCGAGATGTATCACAAAACTGCATCTAGCAGCTCCAATAAAGCGATCAAGATATCATTCCACATCTGTTGTGACATCTTGGCCGTCGAATTACTGTACAGATGTGTTGAGATCCGAATGTAGGTTATACAGGTGGTCCTCAACATCCACAATACCTGATTTACGAATGTTTGAAGATATGTAGAAGTTTTTTTTCGAGCAATTCACATTCATTTGATTCTTCGCCAATTCTTCAAACAATTCTTCAAACAATaattcaacaaacaaacactgaaAACTCTTTAAAATCATAGAACAATGCATCATGCGCGTTTATTAGTAAGGTACATATTTGGACCTATTccgaattgaattgaaatctAGTTGAGCCGAGATGTATCACAAAACTGCATCTAGCAGCTCCAATAAAGCGATCAAGATATCATTCCACATCTGTTGTGACATCTTGGCTGTCGAATTACTGTACAGATGTGTTGAGATCCGAATGTAGGATAAAAAGGTGGTCCTCAACATCCACAATACCTGATTTACGAATGTTTGAATACATGTAGAAGTTTTTTTTCGAGCAATTCACATTGATTTGATTCTTCGCCAATTCTTcattaaacaaaatcaaagaaCAAGGGCATCATGCGCGTTTATTAACAGACATGCTAGTCTTGCTTGCTGCCTTTAAAACAGCTAATCAGAGCAATATTTTCGGGAAGTCTTGGAGCAAAAAGCTCCAAGAAGTTTACATCTAgccgtgcaaaaaaaaaggtgcctAAGAAACAAACGAAGGACACACACTCATCGGCGGATGGAAACTTCAGCGCGTTGCTTCCTTTTTCACTCCCGGGCAACGCGTTTCCTtctcacaaacacagacacacacacacacatacacacatgtagATCTATCTCTATTCTTCCGCTTTTCACCGTCGGCAACCGCAGCCTATACCCGTGCACCGAATgtgaaaacataaattatcCACGCTCGGTGGAGCTTTCCCACACGAACCAACCATGCGGACCGGAACGGGGTGACCAAGGAGGTCCCACGGCaagtgcacatacacacacacacacacacacacacacacacacacacacacacccatcagCGCATCTGCGTGGAAACGCTGTTCACAGAGCGAGTTCACTTGGGTGCTGCTTTCTTTCGTACAAAACCTCTACCAGACGGTGACGGGGTGGGGGTGCTTGGTGGTGGTACACACATGGTACCCGTCAGGTGccttgagaaaaaaaagatggcagtgctgctgctgctgctgtgtaaaTGCACATGGCCTGTCCACCTGTTCCGTCTGCCACGCGCGTTTTCAAGAGATTCGTTTGCCGCGGACACAAAGTTTTAAagggtttttggttttattttattttttttttcgtcttttgCTTGGTTGCCAGCGAGAGCAGGTGCTGATTctgtttcccttctttcccttattttgttgttgttctatATACTTTGTTCTGCTCCCCAGCTCCTTCGGGCGTAATTTGCTTTTGATTTTTGAAACCTCGTTCTAGAGATCGCTTTTGGAGATGGAGCAAAAATGAGTCATTGCGTGAGCGCTTTTCAAGTGGGGTTTTTTTAAGCACACGAAAGAACGTTTAGACGTTCCCCGAGCCGAGGTTGACGATGAAGTTGCGCTTGCTCGGTGCTTCGAACAACCAAAGCGGTATACAACGAATGCCGGGAGCATGTCACACGCTGCTTCCTTTATGATAATTAGCACCGGGCGGCGAGGCATTATGCGTTGCGTtagaaacatgttttaatttcCTGTCCGGCCCAGGAGGGTTCTGGGTGCATCATGCTGTACTCCAGCTTCCAGTCCAAGTTCCCTTGCCAACCACTTCCCGGTGcccggaaggaaggaaaaaggaagaacgagCGATAGTGCAAACAACTTGTGCCCGCGCTGCATTGCACCGGGCCCAGGCAGGTGTGTACCGTTACGCCTGCAATCAGGTGTCTCGCAGGGGGAGGGAGAGGCAAAAGAGGAGCAAATGGGCGACACCGGACCGATTGATATGCGAACCAGAACCATCAATTTATCGAACGGCAAACAGGGGACTTGCTTTTGCCCGATTTGGCCCATCATTTGCGACCCATCAACAGGTGCTaagatgtgcgtgtgtgtgtgtgtgcctgcacTAGCTTCGCTGGGGCACGTTCGCTTCTCCCCCCCCGGGGCGTGTGCATTTAATAACGCGCAGCGGAAATGATTAGTGTGGCACACGACGACCACGGACCAAGGAAGCTGGTCATGTGGCAGCaaagaggggggaggggagggggggggctTTCAATAATTGCAGCTTAATTACATACCGCTCTGCCGGTAGAGTGCGTAGTGCGCGCAACATCCTGCGACACAGCGTAGATGCGTCGCCACGAGAACATCCGCCACCGggagggttcgtcgcctggTAAGCAAATATTCAATATCCGTTCTAGAAGCGGCGCCGGCAGCGCTGTGGTGCTGTGTGTTCCGCCAGCAGAAGGCTGTATTAGCCGTCGCATGTTGGCTTTACAAGATAACATATTAGCATATCTCGACCCCCTTTGCCCCGCTCGCTTCTCATTACGGTTGTACCGATAAGCGTCTGTAAGGTGTGTGCGACTCCATTCGTTGATGTTGATACAATTTAAAAGGCTTAAGCGGGGACACGGTACGTGTCTGTTTCAACTGCTTTTAAAACTGATTTCGCTTAGACATGCGTCAGACATtcacatgcacaaacacacacaatacaaAGTGGACTACATACACCACATACTCACGCTGTTAGGCAATACCGGAGCTGGCGTACGGGAAAAAAAAGCGCGATCGTAAGTAGCTTACTTgccccaaaacaaaagcacacttTCATGCACATTTCACCAGcttaattttccttttttccgtaTTTCGGCTACCCATTTTCCATCGCCTCCCCACCACCTACTCCTACTGTGAGACGCGAAGGGAAGAagggggggaaaaaaaggaggTTGAGTGCAGTTTACCGATTATTTTCGGGCCATCAGCTTCCAAAGCGAAATTTGAAaggaaaaacgaaaccaaaaaccaaaaaaaaaatcgctgcAAAAGAAGTAACACATTCAGGCGTATCATATCGGTTTCATTCTCACtggcgtttgtttttgttgttgttgttgttgctctctatctctctttctctctttgtgGGTGAACCTGATTTGCATCTCTCGCTTGctgtgcgtgcttgcgggtaACGACAATACAAAAAACCATTTCCCGCAGGCAATTGTCCAGCGTGTAAATGAGTGAtagagggagaagaagcgagaCACCAGACACAAACCACATCAATTTTCACTCTGGTGGCAGTGTGTCTGACTGCGACCTTCTTTacggcgcgcgcgtgtgtgtgtgtgtggatgagaTTTCTGCGCTTCTTCCATTTACCTACGCCGCACATACACGTACGCTGAGCTAGTTTTCCTCGACCGGCGGTGTGTGATAAGGCGGAGATGAGCCGTGCGCGCGCACATTTACGCGGGGGGTTGGTGGAACCGATGGGACACAATTTTGCGCTCGAGAAACAATGAGGAAGCTGTCCTGGTTGCTAGGGGGGGATTTGCTggaaattatgtaaaaaaaaagtattttataaTCATATACCCCGCCCCCCTAGCAACAGCCGCGGAGCGTCGCGCGTTCTGTTGCGCTGCTTTGCTAAATCCGGTCGAGATTAAGCGCAACGGCATGCAGACCGACCCTGTGGTCGTGCGGGATTAGGCGCTGCgcacgggtgtgtgtgtttcgttcgcCCGCCAGAGATCGAATCTGCAAAAAAGCGCCATCTTTTATCTTGTTGTTACCGATCGGGAATGAAAGCAGTTGGAACTGTTTCAAAAATTGTGTAGATTGGTGTATggattgaaagaaaaaaaaattagatgGAAAAATACGAAACGCGCgcaattattttataatactCTAAAAACCTTTCCGACGAAATCCCCTTGCGCGCTTAGTACACAGCAAAAGGGTTGAGTAAAAACATCTATGCTTACTACACGCTGCTCTCCGTTTTTACAGTCAAAAAgctgaaaaaaaatccactgaATTGTTAATATGTGTCGTGTCTGCCTTCACGAACCTCTCGCacctcgtgtgtgtgtatatgtgctgccgtttttccttcccttcgtCCAGAAACAACCGATTTTAAATCCCTTCGCCATCGCGCGCTTAGATTCGATCGGCCGTATACGTACAACGCGCGCGCCCAAGAGAGAGCTGGTGTgccggggaggggggggggggaggaggaagcGTTGCGAAAGACCTCTTAAGGAGACTAACGAACTAGTCGACGCACCGAACCGAGTGGGGAGACACagaaggagcgagagagagagagagacttggatgaaaaaaagaacgacgAATTGACCAAGCGGAATCGAATCGGGAGGAGTTTGGGGAATGGTGGTGCGGTGGGGTGTCTTGGTGGTGATTTTGTTACTTCTTGGACCGCTCGGACCCGGCCCTCCCTTTCCTCATCCTCCCCTCCGGTCGTTCGTTATCCTCCTCCCACCCACGACTCCACGGCCGATGGCAGCGCGCGCGAGCGAGTGGGTTCTCACTTTGGGCTGCT is part of the Anopheles gambiae chromosome X, idAnoGambNW_F1_1, whole genome shotgun sequence genome and harbors:
- the LOC133391102 gene encoding loricrin-like — encoded protein: KLTFSLCFSTLISSHHGTAPVWPVARNIKPPVQVWFSNRRAKWRREEKLRSQKRLINHVGGVGGGGGSGGGGGLGNGGLVGSGSLGGGGGGGGGQSGGGTGPAGAGGGVIGSIGTAAICSPSATAAKLYQSEYDNPYGAAAAAAAVASGQPTTADCYSSAIGNSAAAVGLMSAQPPRDNYQYLLSDSLHSLSMPYSFHHRLPCSSPSTVQPMDLNTHSAASAAAAAAAAASAAAYSQSINMTDLSQMTPPSAAAAAAAVAAAGLPPVPSRHLPIITSAIAGGGNGGGGGGGGGGSANGSAGSGGELGEPGSGVVTAASGASGGGGTSGGSSGTGNPSAQQQQQQPPQQSGGHYITRLE
- the LOC133393256 gene encoding AT-rich binding protein-like yields the protein MLPMLHPNPSSSSSPTPSCSSSSSSHQPPLHNPHAHHHPHHHAHLNAHLHGGVPGALSSPPPAKVSAELVSGLSHHLSILSSSASSPNSSSTSCATASLGHRLQPPHHLSHNLHDHHHHYLQHHHHQQQEQQQQQQQQQQQQQQQQQQQQHQQQQRHLHPALGSPRLSPLHGSSLLDQHASACSIPGSIHSSLATHPTHQDSGQLGYHGHGNTHGHLFRSSYRSLFRHPETATIAALRSCSSPTHPPLATPTSAPPPPPPPPPPPPPPPAPPPSGSGSGGSSSAAGANPEQNTDGGPTIAGPP